A genomic segment from Pseudomonas sessilinigenes encodes:
- a CDS encoding carbohydrate-binding protein yields the protein MDTIDFSLIKSQAADAASLMPSLAGKKILMGFWHNWAAGAADGYQRGQFANLSLLDVPKEYNVVAVAFMKGNGIPTFKPYNLSDAEFRRQVGVLNSQGRAVLISLGGADAHIELHKGNEQPLANEIIRLVETYGFDGLDIDLEQSAIDFADNKSVLPAALKLVKDHYAGQGKHFIISMAPEFPYLTSNGKYVAYLQALEGYYDFVAPQCYNQGGDGLWVSEANGGQGAWIAQNNDAMKEDFLFYLSDSLASGTRGFTRIAADKLVIGLPSNVDAAATGYVIDPAALGNAFKRLQKAGHGIKGLMTWSVNWDDGINRQGTPYSWEFCKRYAPLIHGDGGEPERPGAPGSLAVVESGRNNVRLSWSLSGSVRPVEFYTLYRDGKAVGNTASLGLDDQGLNPDTQYNYFVTATDTQGRESLPSRSVTARTAGGAVDPKFPEWRVGQHYRKGDGVSYEGNRYLCLQEHTSNPAWTPLAAFTLWSKVLLERHA from the coding sequence ATGGATACAATCGACTTTTCCTTGATCAAGAGCCAGGCCGCCGATGCCGCATCGCTGATGCCCAGCCTCGCCGGCAAGAAGATCCTCATGGGCTTCTGGCACAACTGGGCCGCTGGCGCCGCCGATGGTTACCAGCGCGGGCAGTTCGCCAACCTGAGCCTGCTGGATGTACCCAAGGAGTACAACGTGGTGGCGGTGGCCTTCATGAAAGGCAACGGCATTCCCACCTTCAAGCCCTACAACCTGTCTGACGCCGAGTTCCGGCGTCAGGTGGGCGTACTCAACAGCCAGGGGCGGGCAGTGTTGATTTCCCTGGGTGGCGCCGATGCGCATATCGAGTTGCACAAGGGCAACGAGCAGCCCTTGGCCAACGAGATCATCCGCCTGGTCGAAACCTATGGCTTCGATGGCCTGGACATCGACCTGGAGCAGAGCGCCATCGACTTTGCCGATAACAAGAGCGTATTGCCGGCGGCATTGAAGCTGGTGAAGGACCATTACGCTGGCCAGGGCAAGCACTTCATCATCAGCATGGCGCCGGAGTTCCCCTACCTGACCAGTAATGGCAAGTACGTGGCCTACTTGCAGGCACTGGAGGGGTATTACGATTTTGTTGCGCCGCAGTGCTACAACCAGGGCGGAGATGGACTCTGGGTGTCGGAAGCCAATGGCGGGCAGGGCGCCTGGATCGCCCAGAACAATGATGCGATGAAAGAGGATTTCTTGTTCTACCTGAGCGACAGCCTGGCTTCGGGAACTCGTGGTTTTACCCGCATTGCGGCGGACAAACTGGTGATCGGCCTGCCGAGCAACGTTGACGCAGCGGCCACAGGCTATGTCATCGATCCGGCGGCGCTGGGCAATGCCTTCAAGCGTTTGCAGAAGGCGGGGCACGGGATCAAGGGGCTGATGACCTGGTCGGTGAACTGGGATGACGGCATCAACCGGCAAGGGACACCCTACAGCTGGGAGTTTTGTAAACGCTATGCGCCGTTGATCCATGGCGATGGTGGTGAACCAGAGCGCCCGGGCGCTCCTGGTAGCCTGGCGGTGGTGGAAAGTGGTCGCAACAATGTGCGGCTGAGTTGGAGTCTTTCCGGCAGTGTGCGCCCGGTGGAGTTCTACACTCTGTATCGCGATGGCAAGGCCGTGGGAAACACGGCGTCCCTGGGCCTGGACGATCAGGGATTGAACCCTGATACCCAGTACAACTACTTCGTCACTGCCACCGATACCCAGGGACGTGAGTCCCTGCCCAGCCGCAGCGTGACTGCGAGGACGGCAGGTGGCGCGGTCGATCCGAAGTTCCCCGAGTGGCGTGTTGGCCAGCACTATCGCAAGGGGGACGGGGTGAGCTATGAGGGCAATCGTTACTTGTGTCTTCAGGAGCACACATCGAACCCGGCCTGGACGCCTTTGGCGGCCTTCACGTTGTGGAGCAAGGTCTTGCTCGAGCGCCATGCTTGA
- a CDS encoding penicillin-binding protein activator LpoB, with the protein MRTVVIAVAALAVLGLAGCGEGKRVEANKSASAAQVQPAQVSGAPQWDVLVGSELPQAVSDLTGWLIEHGIMSNVMVVDGKQRVLVGPFATQAEAEAKKAEVVEKLVKAKKRDIDVSVIEHHDAQ; encoded by the coding sequence GTGCGCACAGTAGTGATAGCGGTGGCAGCGTTGGCGGTATTGGGATTGGCCGGTTGCGGCGAAGGCAAGCGTGTCGAGGCGAACAAGAGCGCTTCGGCGGCGCAGGTGCAGCCGGCGCAGGTATCCGGTGCGCCGCAGTGGGATGTGCTGGTGGGCAGTGAGCTGCCTCAGGCGGTGAGCGATCTCACCGGCTGGCTGATCGAGCACGGGATCATGTCCAATGTGATGGTAGTGGACGGCAAGCAACGGGTCTTGGTCGGGCCTTTCGCTACCCAGGCCGAGGCGGAAGCGAAGAAGGCCGAAGTGGTCGAGAAGCTGGTCAAGGCGAAAAAGCGTGATATCGATGTCTCGGTCATCGAGCATCACGACGCACAGTGA
- a CDS encoding VOC family protein, translating into MFQMNSLVPEMLVADLERSLSFYRDTLGFKVEYQRPEHFFAFLSFNGSQLMLEQDDLEESEWRVGPLQAPLGRGMNLSIECPDIHGLANALEQAGVVLRRAIQECWYRQDGLLRGQLNLLVQDPDGYLLRFNEDLGSRSVDA; encoded by the coding sequence ATGTTTCAAATGAATAGCCTGGTCCCGGAAATGCTGGTGGCGGACCTGGAGCGTAGCCTGTCTTTCTATCGCGATACCCTGGGCTTCAAGGTGGAGTACCAGCGGCCGGAGCACTTCTTTGCTTTTCTCTCCTTCAATGGCAGCCAGCTGATGCTGGAGCAGGATGACCTGGAAGAGTCGGAGTGGCGTGTCGGTCCCTTGCAGGCACCTTTGGGGCGAGGCATGAACCTGTCCATTGAGTGCCCGGATATCCATGGGTTGGCCAATGCCCTGGAGCAAGCGGGAGTGGTCCTGCGCAGGGCGATCCAGGAGTGCTGGTATCGGCAGGATGGTTTGCTGCGCGGCCAGTTGAACCTGCTGGTACAGGACCCGGATGGCTACCTGCTGCGATTCAATGAGGACCTGGGTTCCAGGTCGGTGGATGCCTGA
- a CDS encoding DUF2214 family protein gives MLMHWFLAAVHLLGFAGAFAAVLARGSALRRLEKAEAGARSVLMADNAWGLTALMLLATGLPRAFGGYEKGTDYYLHQPLFHLKMALFIAILVLEVLPMSTFIRWRVTLARGAMPDTGRAGLFARISHLQALLLVLMVVAASGMARGVMLAQL, from the coding sequence ATGTTGATGCATTGGTTTCTGGCGGCGGTACATTTGTTGGGGTTCGCTGGCGCTTTCGCAGCGGTTCTGGCTCGTGGCTCGGCTTTGCGTCGACTGGAGAAGGCCGAAGCAGGGGCTCGCTCGGTGCTGATGGCTGACAATGCCTGGGGGCTGACGGCGCTGATGTTGTTGGCGACTGGATTGCCCAGGGCGTTCGGCGGCTACGAGAAAGGTACGGACTATTACCTGCACCAACCGTTGTTTCACCTGAAAATGGCGTTGTTCATCGCGATCCTGGTGCTGGAAGTCCTCCCCATGTCGACCTTCATCAGGTGGCGGGTGACCCTGGCGCGCGGTGCCATGCCTGACACCGGGCGAGCCGGGCTGTTCGCTCGTATCAGTCACCTGCAGGCCTTGCTGCTGGTATTGATGGTGGTAGCCGCAAGTGGCATGGCGAGAGGGGTGATGCTGGCTCAATTGTAA
- a CDS encoding DUF1654 domain-containing protein, with translation MCVQLNKDCSVATTQTPLSSYERLGVRIQKIINSPTAQKSKAALIFRLPDEPQEEWERLLEEIAENDNVTLAYRDDGGVQIFWIVPKED, from the coding sequence ATGTGCGTACAGCTTAATAAGGATTGTTCCGTGGCCACAACCCAAACACCCCTCAGCTCCTACGAACGCCTGGGTGTTCGCATCCAGAAAATCATCAACTCCCCTACCGCCCAGAAATCCAAGGCAGCGCTGATCTTTCGCCTGCCCGATGAACCACAGGAAGAATGGGAACGCCTTCTGGAGGAGATCGCCGAAAACGACAACGTCACCCTCGCCTATCGCGACGATGGCGGCGTGCAGATTTTCTGGATCGTGCCGAAGGAAGACTGA
- the csrA gene encoding carbon storage regulator CsrA, which translates to MLILTRKVGESINIGDDITITILGVSGQQVRIGINAPKDVAVHREEIYQRIQAGLTAPDKRETP; encoded by the coding sequence ATGCTGATACTCACCCGCAAAGTCGGTGAAAGCATAAACATCGGTGACGACATTACGATCACCATTCTCGGCGTCAGCGGCCAACAGGTCCGTATTGGCATCAATGCACCAAAAGACGTTGCGGTACACCGCGAGGAAATCTACCAACGCATCCAGGCGGGACTTACTGCACCGGACAAACGCGAAACTCCTTGA
- a CDS encoding endonuclease, producing the protein MIVRCLAVLLFFVALTAQADAPRTFTEAKKVAWKLYAPQSTEFYCGCKYNGNRVNLTACGYVPRKNAKRAERIEWEHIVPAWQIGHQRQCWQQGGRKNCSRNDTTYQRAEADLHNLVPSIGEVNGDRSNFSFGWLPEQSGQYGSCLTQVDFKAKKVMPRPSIRGMIARTYFYMSKQYGLRLSKQDRQLFEAWNKTYPVQDWERQRNQSVACVMGRGNEFVGVVNLKACG; encoded by the coding sequence ATGATTGTCCGTTGCCTGGCTGTACTGCTGTTTTTCGTTGCCCTGACTGCCCAAGCCGATGCACCTCGCACCTTCACTGAAGCCAAGAAGGTCGCGTGGAAACTCTATGCCCCTCAATCCACCGAGTTCTACTGCGGCTGCAAATACAATGGCAACCGGGTAAACCTGACAGCCTGTGGCTATGTGCCGCGCAAGAATGCCAAACGAGCCGAACGCATTGAGTGGGAGCACATCGTGCCGGCCTGGCAGATAGGCCACCAACGCCAATGCTGGCAACAGGGCGGGCGCAAGAACTGCTCGCGCAACGATACGACCTATCAACGCGCCGAAGCCGACCTGCACAACCTGGTGCCCAGCATCGGCGAAGTGAATGGCGACCGCAGCAACTTCAGTTTCGGCTGGCTCCCCGAACAGTCAGGTCAATATGGCTCCTGCCTGACCCAAGTGGACTTCAAGGCCAAGAAGGTCATGCCCCGCCCATCCATTCGCGGCATGATCGCCCGCACTTACTTCTACATGAGCAAGCAGTACGGGCTACGCCTGTCCAAGCAAGACCGCCAGCTCTTCGAAGCCTGGAACAAGACGTATCCAGTGCAGGACTGGGAGCGCCAGCGCAATCAGAGTGTGGCGTGTGTGATGGGGCGCGGTAACGAATTCGTTGGCGTGGTCAACCTCAAGGCCTGCGGTTGA
- a CDS encoding asparaginase: MKSAFKTFVPGALALLMLLPAALQAKEAETQQKLSNVVILATGGTIAGAGASAANSATYQAAKVGIEQLIAGIPELSQVANVRGEQVMQIASESITNENLLQLGRRVAELADSKDVDGIVITHGTDTLEETAYFLNLVEKTDKPIVVVGSMRPGTAMSADGMLNLYNAVSVAGNKSSRGKGVLVTMNDEIQSGRDVSKMINIKTEAFKSPWGPLGMVVEGKSYWFRLPAKRHTMDSEFDIKNIKSLPDVEIAYGYGNVSDTAYKALAQGGAKAIIHAGTGNGSVSSRVVPALQELRKNGVQIIRSSHVNAGGFVLRNAEQPDDKYDWVVAHDLNPQKARILAMVALTKTQDSKELQRMFWEY; this comes from the coding sequence ATGAAATCTGCCTTCAAAACCTTCGTTCCGGGCGCTTTGGCCCTGCTCATGCTCCTACCCGCAGCCCTGCAGGCCAAGGAAGCTGAAACCCAACAGAAACTCTCCAACGTGGTGATCCTCGCCACTGGCGGCACCATTGCCGGCGCCGGCGCCAGCGCGGCCAACAGCGCCACCTACCAGGCAGCCAAGGTTGGCATCGAACAACTGATCGCCGGTATTCCCGAGTTGAGCCAAGTGGCCAACGTACGTGGCGAGCAGGTGATGCAGATCGCCTCGGAAAGCATCACCAATGAAAACCTGCTGCAACTGGGCCGCCGCGTAGCCGAGCTGGCCGATAGCAAGGACGTGGACGGCATCGTCATCACCCACGGTACCGACACTCTGGAAGAGACTGCCTACTTCCTCAACCTGGTGGAAAAAACCGACAAGCCAATCGTAGTCGTCGGCTCCATGCGCCCAGGCACCGCCATGTCGGCAGACGGCATGCTCAACCTGTACAACGCAGTATCCGTGGCCGGCAACAAAAGCTCCCGGGGCAAAGGCGTACTGGTGACCATGAACGACGAGATCCAGTCCGGTCGCGACGTCAGCAAGATGATCAACATCAAGACCGAAGCCTTCAAGAGCCCATGGGGCCCGCTGGGCATGGTGGTGGAAGGCAAGTCCTACTGGTTCCGCCTGCCAGCCAAGCGCCACACCATGGACTCGGAATTCGACATCAAGAACATCAAGAGCCTGCCTGACGTAGAAATCGCCTACGGCTACGGCAACGTCAGCGACACTGCCTACAAGGCTCTGGCTCAAGGTGGCGCCAAAGCCATCATCCACGCCGGTACCGGCAACGGCTCGGTATCTTCCCGCGTGGTACCGGCCCTGCAGGAACTGCGCAAGAACGGTGTGCAGATCATCCGTTCTTCCCACGTCAATGCTGGCGGTTTCGTACTGCGTAACGCCGAACAGCCTGACGACAAGTACGATTGGGTCGTGGCTCACGACCTGAACCCACAAAAAGCCCGCATCCTGGCCATGGTCGCCCTGACCAAGACCCAGGACAGCAAGGAACTGCAACGCATGTTCTGGGAATACTGA